The following are from one region of the Haloactinomyces albus genome:
- a CDS encoding anti-sigma factor, which produces MSTDMATLTGAYAVNALTEFEQAEFERHLAECADCAQEVRELQETAARLGTSTETAPPEGLRQRVLAEVSRTRQEPPHDPGRHNTGSKPNGSTAHRVARARWGMRLSAAAAVLGVALAGTFGAIAWQTQQELEQAQQRAEQTSGRDMAMAELMAASDARIVTAGNGDLRATTVLSDQLDRAMFLSTGIEQPPPGHTYQLWFIGQYGFSSAGLLKQDRAGHMAPIMAPIPAGTSAMGVTLEPGGGSEQPTTDPVLKMDVPL; this is translated from the coding sequence ATGAGTACCGACATGGCGACCCTGACCGGTGCCTACGCCGTCAACGCACTCACCGAGTTCGAGCAGGCCGAATTCGAGCGGCATCTCGCCGAGTGTGCCGACTGCGCCCAGGAGGTGCGCGAGCTGCAGGAAACCGCAGCCCGACTCGGCACGTCCACGGAAACCGCGCCGCCCGAGGGACTCAGACAGCGAGTACTCGCCGAGGTGTCCCGCACTCGGCAGGAACCACCCCACGATCCCGGACGGCACAACACCGGAAGCAAGCCGAATGGGTCGACGGCGCACCGCGTGGCACGCGCACGTTGGGGCATGCGGCTGTCGGCTGCTGCCGCCGTGCTCGGTGTCGCCCTCGCCGGAACCTTCGGCGCGATCGCCTGGCAGACCCAGCAAGAACTCGAGCAGGCACAGCAGCGAGCCGAGCAGACCAGCGGTCGCGACATGGCCATGGCGGAGCTGATGGCCGCCTCGGACGCACGGATCGTCACGGCAGGCAACGGTGACCTGCGAGCCACCACCGTGCTATCCGATCAGCTCGACAGGGCCATGTTCCTGAGTACCGGGATCGAGCAGCCGCCACCCGGCCACACCTACCAACTGTGGTTCATCGGGCAGTACGGATTCAGTTCGGCAGGCCTGCTCAAGCAGGACCGGGCGGGCCACATGGCCCCGATCATGGCACCGATCCCGGCCGGGACCTCGGCGATGGGGGTCACACTCGAACCCGGAGGCGGATCCGAGCAGCCGACGACCGATCCCGTACTGAAAATGGACGTCCCCCTCTGA
- the ilvD gene encoding dihydroxy-acid dehydratase, producing the protein MTEQNDAADAQPNTRKPRSNEVTEGLERTAARGMLRAVGMQDEDFAKPQIGVASSWNEITPCNLSLQRLAQASKDGVHAASGYPLEFGTISVSDGISMGHVGMHYSLVSREIIADSVETVMEAERLDGSVLLAGCDKSLPGMLMAAARLDLASVFVYAGSILPGKVDGEEVTLIDAFEAVGACARGLISRERVDQIERAICPGEGACGGMYTANTMACAAEALGMSVPGSASPPAVDRRRDTGAHEAGEAVVGLIDKGITARRIMTKEAFENAIAVVMAFGGSTNAVLHLLAVAREANVDLTLEDFNRVGDRVPHLADVKPFGRHVMSTVDRIGGVPVVMKALLDAGLLHGDCLTVTGRTVAENLAELDPPELDGDVVHKLSNPLHPTGGLTVMRGSLAPEGAVVKSAGFDVETFEGTARVFDGEQAAMDAVAEGSLQAGDVVVIRYEGPRGGPGMREMLAVTGAIKGAGLGKDVLLLTDGRFSGGTTGLCIGHVAPEATDGGPIAFVNDGDPIRLDLKNRTLDLLVSDDELARRKDGWAPPKPKYRHGVLGKYARLVGSAAEGAVC; encoded by the coding sequence GTGACCGAACAGAACGATGCCGCCGATGCGCAACCGAACACGAGGAAGCCTCGTAGTAACGAGGTGACCGAGGGACTGGAGCGAACGGCCGCCCGTGGAATGCTGCGGGCAGTGGGGATGCAGGACGAGGACTTCGCGAAGCCGCAGATCGGAGTAGCTTCGTCCTGGAACGAGATCACGCCGTGCAACCTCTCCCTGCAGCGTCTCGCGCAGGCGAGTAAGGACGGTGTGCACGCGGCCAGTGGTTACCCACTGGAGTTCGGCACCATTTCCGTGTCCGATGGCATCTCGATGGGCCATGTGGGCATGCATTATTCGCTGGTGTCCCGGGAGATCATCGCAGATTCGGTCGAGACCGTGATGGAAGCCGAACGTCTCGACGGCTCCGTATTGCTGGCGGGATGCGACAAGAGTCTGCCCGGCATGCTGATGGCGGCTGCCCGGCTGGACCTGGCGTCGGTTTTCGTCTACGCAGGCTCGATCCTTCCGGGCAAGGTCGATGGTGAGGAAGTAACACTCATCGATGCCTTCGAAGCCGTGGGAGCGTGCGCGCGGGGGCTGATTTCCCGGGAGCGAGTGGATCAGATCGAGCGCGCCATCTGCCCCGGTGAGGGCGCCTGCGGTGGCATGTACACGGCGAACACGATGGCGTGTGCGGCGGAGGCTCTCGGCATGTCGGTGCCGGGGTCGGCGAGTCCGCCCGCGGTGGACCGACGCCGGGACACGGGCGCACACGAGGCCGGTGAGGCTGTCGTGGGCCTGATCGACAAAGGGATCACCGCACGTCGCATCATGACGAAGGAGGCCTTCGAGAACGCGATCGCGGTGGTGATGGCCTTCGGCGGATCGACGAATGCGGTGCTGCACCTGCTCGCGGTGGCGCGGGAGGCCAATGTCGATCTCACCCTGGAGGACTTCAACCGCGTCGGTGACCGGGTCCCGCACTTGGCGGACGTGAAACCGTTCGGCAGGCATGTGATGTCCACCGTGGACCGGATCGGTGGTGTTCCGGTGGTGATGAAGGCTCTGCTCGATGCCGGTCTGCTGCACGGGGACTGCCTGACCGTGACCGGCAGGACCGTTGCGGAGAATCTCGCGGAACTCGATCCACCGGAACTCGACGGTGACGTCGTGCACAAGCTGTCCAATCCGCTGCACCCGACCGGTGGGCTGACGGTGATGCGTGGTTCGCTGGCTCCGGAAGGCGCGGTGGTCAAAAGCGCCGGCTTCGATGTGGAGACCTTCGAGGGCACGGCACGGGTCTTCGACGGTGAGCAGGCTGCGATGGATGCCGTGGCGGAGGGATCGCTGCAGGCAGGTGACGTCGTGGTCATCCGTTACGAGGGTCCTCGGGGTGGACCGGGCATGCGGGAGATGCTGGCCGTGACCGGTGCTATCAAGGGTGCCGGACTGGGCAAGGATGTTCTGCTGCTCACCGACGGCCGGTTCTCCGGCGGCACCACCGGGCTGTGCATCGGCCATGTCGCTCCGGAAGCCACCGACGGTGGCCCGATCGCCTTCGTGAACGACGGGGATCCCATCCGCCTGGACCTGAAGAACCGGACGTTGGACCTACTGGTCTCCGATGACGAACTGGCACGGCGCAAGGACGGGTGGGCCCCGCCGAAGCCGAAGTACCGTCACGGAGTGCTGGGCAAGTACGCACGGCTCGTCGGCTCCGCGGCCGAGGGAGCCGTCTGCTGA